From Apium graveolens cultivar Ventura chromosome 9, ASM990537v1, whole genome shotgun sequence, the proteins below share one genomic window:
- the LOC141687458 gene encoding SNF2 domain-containing protein CLASSY 3-like — protein sequence MDYGKLPVAKRTRSGSDRFIEEKFKRFKSSGTVVRAPEVEVEHVVLDGDDDEGLSGDERGKSKKSRKCMEMKSKKSEEESDHKDKDSDSDVVIVEEINHQEVQYDSDVVEISVVDKCGGVEIERIVDDDDDDEEEEEEEEEDGFVREEMPVNVDSFDSMSSEDYSDYSDVSYRGEGLIGSDNALSSDDSSLYAESEDEGNNVSDDEYEIECRVKEKSDVKGKGKGVKEKSDVEWKGKGKLIVGRGKESDRGKEIVDRRVKDKAGILEQEETSSCNDESDDSVEEIDGREYETSDGRKNGERMVKSEFMKRTQNVADCLVSNSLLNSGSEKVSSRKGSSQIPSLAEFDDESGGEDAHKFSDGRRKNIKMAIRRMSEQDQDPEGTLVAQIAGWVENRDKIEKEETQYKFRLTDEQPVEKSEFEKELDGLFEALNTSLTCEEIGSTPLEDDNVDHSKMQTDCSRGNHHLVLDEQIGYICKYCSLVSTEIRHILPDFFNSYSPRRRRSYFVQPECPVIYDHFQDADSKQHDYEEYNTIGTVWDLVPGARSSMYEHQREGFEFIWNNLVGGIIIDKLEKPLSSPGSGCIISHAPGTGKTRLTIVFLQSFMRLYPDTKPIIIAPKSMLLTWEEEFNKWKINIPFHNLNNPDFSGMENPEAVGILRKGKGSKNSTTLTRLVKLYSWKKDKSILGITYYLFDKLVRAETRYADCTPSEKQIGNALLKLPTLVVLDEGHTPRNDQSGLYNSLVDVETQRRIILSGTPFQNNFNELYNTLRLVNPTFDRKSTKFGGAMKKSLRRVSKELKSNWSGHKLMELKHMISPFVHVHKGKILQTRCPGLKDALIRLELTDLQQELIAALKTKAALKTSDSKNTYFELSHEISLVSVHPSLLPERCLEEHQFSAYRNKLDRLKRNPHSGAKTKFVVELCRLSAALKEKVLIYSQFIDPLVIIREQLQSYFGWTEGRELLYMDGSLEANQRQSSICALNDPRSKARVLLASIRACSEGIHLVGASRVVLLDVVWNPSVERQAISRAYRLGQKRIVYTYHLIGDEMEIQKYKVQTAKDRVSEMVFSSKDMDSLQENMQDMVSEDRILQEMYQQNDKLGGLFKQIVYQPKLSNMVDTFDMFADE from the exons atggattatggTAAATTGCCTGTAGCTAAGAGAACTAGGTCGGGTAGTGATAGATTTATAGAGGAAAAATTTAAAAGATTTAAGAGTTCCGGTACCGTGGTTCGAGCACCGGAAGTTGAAGTAGAGCATGTTGTGTTGGATGGAGATGATGATGAGGGTTTGAGTGGAGATGAGAGAGGTAAGAGTaagaaatcaagaaaatgcaTGGAGATGAAATCGAAGAAGAGTGAAGAAGAGTCTGATCATAAAGATAAAGATAGTGATAGTGATGTGGTTATTGTGGAAGAAATTAATCATCAAGAGGTCCAATATGATTCTGATGTTGTTGAGATATCTGTTGTAGACAAATGTGGAGGGGTGGAAATCGAAAGGATTgtagatgatgatgatgatgatgaggaggaggaggaggaggaggaggaggatgGATTTGTGCGGGAGGAAATGCCTGTGAATGTAGACTCGTTTGATTCGATGTCTAGTGAAGATTATAGTGATTATTCCGATGTGAGTTATAGAGGGGAGGGTTTGATTGGATCGGATAATGCCTTGAGTTCGGATGATTCGAGCTTGTATGCTGAGTCTGAGGATGAAGGGAACAATGTTTCTGATGATGAATATGAGATAGAGTGCAGGGTTAAGGAGAAGAGTGATGTTAAAGGGAAGGGGAAGGGGGTTAAGGAGAAGAGTGATGTTGAATGGAAGGGGAAGGGAAAGTTAATTGTGGGAAGAGGAAAGGAAAGTGATAGAGGGAAGGAAATTGTTGATAGAAGAGTTAAAGACAAAGCAGGCATTTTGGAGCAAGAAGAAACAAGTTCATGCaatgatgaaagtgatgacaGTGTTGAGGAGATTGATGGTCGAGAGTATGAAACAAGTGATGGAAGGAAGAACGGAGAGCGTATGGTGAAGAGTGAATTTATGAAAAGAACTCAAAATGTGGCAGATTGTCTTGTATCAAATTCACTTCTAAATTCTGGAAGTGAAAAAGTGAGTTCAAGAAAAGGGAGCTCGCAGATTCCTTCTTTAGCTGAATTTGATGATGAAAGTGGCGGGGAAGATGCTCACAAATTTTCTGATGGAAGACGGAAAAATATAAAAATGGCCATTAGGAGAATGTCAGAACAAGATCAGGACCCTGAAGGGACTCTTGTTGCTCAGATAGCTGGTTGGGTAGAGAACAGGGATAAGATTGAAAAAGAAGAAACACAATACAAGTTCCGGTTAACTGATGAACAGCCAGTTGAGAAATCAGAGTTCGAGAAAGAGCTTGATGGGCTATTTGAAGCTTTGAACACATCCCTTACTTGTGAAGAAATTGGTTCAACTCCACTG GAGGATGACAATGTTGATCACAGTAAGATGCAAACTGATTGTAGTCGAGGCAACCACCATCTTGTTCTTGATGAACAAATTGGATATATATGCAAATATTGTTCACTTGTGAGCACAGAGATCAGACATATTCTTCCAGACTTT TTCAACTCATATTCACCAAGGCGTAGGAGGAGTTACTTTGTACAACCTGAATGCCCTGTAATTTATGATCACTTCCAAGACGCGGATTCTAAACAACATGATTATGAAGAATACAACACTATAGGAACTGTCTGGGATTTGGTACCAGGGGCGAGAAGTAGCATGTATGAACACCAGCGTGAAGGTTTCGAGTTTATCTGGAATAATCTCGTTGGTGGAATTATCATTGACAAGTTGGAGAAGCCCCTTTCCAGTCCTGGTTCTGGATGCATTATATCACATGCCCCCGGGACAGGAAAAACTCGCCTTACAATCGTATTTCTCCAATCGTTCATGAGGCTCTACCCAGATACCAAACCAATAATCATAGCTCCTAAAAGCATGCTTCTTACTTGGGAAGAGGAGTTCAACAAGTGGAAGATCAATATACCTTTCCACAATTTGAACAACCCGGATTTCTCGGGCATGGAAAATCCAGAAGCTGTAGGCATTTTGAGGAAAGGAAAGGGCAGCAAGAACAGTACAACTCTCACTCGTTTAGTCAAGCTCTATTCATGGAAAAAGGACAAAAGTATCCTGGGAATAACATATTATTTGTTTGATAAACTCGTGAGAGCTGAGACAAGATATGCTGATTGTACTCCTTCAGAAAAGCAAATTGGGAATGCCCTTCTTAAGCTTCCAACCCTTGTTGTACTGGATGAAGGACACACTCCGCGCAATGACCAAAGCGGTCTCTACAACTCTTTGGTTGATGTTGAGACACAGAGGCGCATCATTCTGTCAGGAACTCCCTTCCAGAATAACTTCAATGAGCTGTATAATACCCTGCGCTTGGTGAACCCTACATTTGACAGGAAATCTACCAAATTTGGCGGAGCAATGAAGAAAAGTTTGAGAAGGGTCAGCAAAGAATTAAAATCTAATTGGTCTGGCCATAAACTGATGGAGTTAAAGCATATGATTAGTCCTTTTGTCCATGTGCATAAAGGAAAGATACTTCAAACACGCTGTCCTGGTTTGAAGGATGCCTTGATTCGCTTGGAGCTGACAGATTTGCAGCAAGAGCTAATAGCAGCCCTGAAGACTAAAGCAGCCCTGAAAACTAGTGACTCGAAAAATACCTACTTTGAATTATCGCATGAAATTTCGCTAGTATCTGTCCATCCCTCGCTCTTGCCAGAGCGATGTCTAGAGGAGCATCAGTTCTCGGCTTACAGGAATAAACTGGATAGGCTAAAAAGAAATCCTCATTCTGGTGCAAAGACAAAATTTGTTGTAGAACTTTGTCGGCTGAGTGCGGCACTGAAAGAAAAGGTATTGATTTATAGTCAGTTTATTGACCCTTTGGTTATTATAAGAGAGCAGCTCCAGAGTTACTTTGGCTGGACTGAAGGAAGGGAGTTGTTATATATGGATGGAAGTCTTGAAGCAAATCAGCGCCAATCTTCAATATGTGCTCTCAATGATCCGAGAAGCAAAGCAAGGGTACTTTTGGCATCAATAAGGGCTTGTTCTGAAGGCATCCATCTGGTTGGGGCTTCAAGAGTTGTTCTGCTGGACGTAGTGTGGAATCCCTCTGTCGAGAGACAGGCAATTAGTCGGGCCTATAGGCTTGGTCAAAAAAGAATTGTCTACACTTACCATCTTATCGGAGACGAGATGGAGATCCAGAAGTACAAGGTACAAACTGCAAAGGACCGGGTGTCAGAGATGGTTTTTTCTTCGAAAGACATGGACAGCTTGCAAGAGAATATGCAAGATATGGTCTCTGAAGATAGGATCTTGCAGGAGATGTATCAACAGAATGACAAGCTAGGTGGCTTGTTCAAACAAATTGTTTATCAGCCAAAACTATCAAATATGGTAGATACATTTGATATGTTTGCAGATGAGTAA